A region of Anopheles merus strain MAF chromosome 2R, AmerM5.1, whole genome shotgun sequence DNA encodes the following proteins:
- the LOC121588090 gene encoding protein polybromo-1 isoform X2 — MSKRRRMSSLQDDENSEEDASPEHSPVPTTTRKKKRLDPMELCQHLYESIRTFKKEDGSTICDTFIRAPKRRQEPSYYEVVVNPIDLLKVQQKLKTDSYEDVEDLAADIELIVNNAKAFYKPDSTEYQDACQLLDLFNTNKKRILEHHIEEGWSESKTRKITRPRKLHNTEEDEYEEWSDFDPYEELFATVMTATDPLDNHDLYHMFQLLPSKKLYPGYYDIIDHPIDLKLIATKIQTSAYSSLNEMEKDLLQMTKNACTFNEPGSQIYKDAKMLKKIFMAKKTEIESGRYRKPPLKRPRQASSAMVAALKEEIDTSDDDFDDSIETEGDGPLWQLFDQLYNTANTNGAPLGEAFWKLPNKRFHPEYYNQIKKPISMAQIRNKLKKGIYTHITDMTADLYLMLDNAKKANAPNSKIHKDALKMQRILNQKLIDSGDLEESDEDEDEEDTDSSTHASTRKKGRMPKSIGSPSHGASSNTVVSRTNRIAPAVSLKKKLLSLHEFLVGFTYDDHQPMALFMEKPSKKLYPDYYQVIQHPIDMTTIENNIKADRYSTIDDIVGDYRLMFSNCRKYNEEGSMIYEDANILEKALNEKLKEFSGISKKLNIVGKIPKPARKSNSSPLENKLKQMYDTIREYREPKQNRQLSYIFMKLPSKNEYPDYYDIIKDPIDIEKIEKKLRQQIYETVDDMAADFMLMFENACKYNEPDSQIYKDALCLQQLLIQTKQALRSEETVPNVQQAVQELLLSLFTTFYNYQDEEGRCYSDSLAELSEYDECDGNRVRAISLDLIKRRLDKGLYKRLDIFQEDIFSCLERARRLSRTDSQVFEDSIELQSFFIKKRDELCQNVNVLESPALSYNTMHLSAAVESLRQSKLLQEEEADTDSDAVQPSQGESMMIDQKVFSPGDFVYIDLPENKIPGIMYIERLWTTSDNIKMMNGLLLLRPHETFHVQTRKFMEQELFKSDQRIEIPLSKALNKCFVMHIRDYVKLKPENFPSKDVFVCESRYSSKARSFKKLKTWNLVRANDPVKLTARETPIEVKRVMSVFKERVEKHKEELSELQLQEAIPEKEKPNVVIYMNGVEDGNVYYEQYNTVCGGVVKTGDYVYVATESGKQSISQITSIWETKDGKVLFRGPWLLTPPEVPGTVNRLFYRQEVLLSTIQETTSAVAIVGRCAVLDQSEYITRRPTEIAESDVYMCESIFDEFKKQIRKIVAPSGLRKFTHSQMVTTDEIYHFRRPINPPKVTCGEIASAQENKPISANDLTDMKDDFGIIDDSIDGPPSIGSDTIMTASPHPTHSINTSTPSMTTKKTTKPGKKLVTGYILYSSEHRKTICASNPEATFGDVSRIVGNEWRNLSDQEKTIWEQRAIKMNEESAAKHAAEMGESNCPSPANLKTESPIIQDIITNHAYECCWDKCDFQFEDPAEFSEHCIAEGVGCVYKSFVAPTEQEFICIWRNCVRLRRNMPPFPSVTRLVKHVKEVHLTKGVSKLIQPQDRSKNYVHSKRFTSGIQIGNNAGMSGSNTNTNNIGMITLQPMGNVGNHSSHSTSANLMALSSQNPGVNQIQSMHAQQPPSMPNANGINAQQIGSTIATPYFSYISSQPAEPLFVTVPPRPQRVLHSDAYIKYIERLQQKSTYITPWQKTFTARKESIPNTDVNRLPSQWLGKRGQDRPEVVIDALWDLRNFMMKDVIQFDRF, encoded by the exons ATGAGCAAACGGCGTCGAATGAGCTCTTTGCAAGATGACGAAAACAGTGAGGAAGATGCCTCCCCCGAGCATAGTCCGGTTCCTACAACTacgaggaagaagaaaaggctTGATCCG ATGGAATTATGCCAGCATCTGTACGAATCTATTCGTACGTTTAAAAAAGAGGATGGTTCAACAATCTGTGACACTTTCATCAGAGCACCAAAGCGACGCCAAGAGCCATCATACTATGAAGTAGTTGTAAATCCTATTGATTTGCTAAAAGTTCAGCAGAAATTGAAAACAGACTCGTATGAAGATGTTGAAGACTTGGCCGCAGACATCGAATTGATTGTGAACAATGCAAAAGCTTTCTATAAGCCAGATTCAACTGAATATCAAGATGCTTGTCAATTGTTAGACTTGtttaacacaaacaaaaaacgaattttAGAACACCATATTGAAGAAGGGTGGTCAGAATCCAAAACTCGTAAAATTACTCGTCCCCGTAAATTACATAATACTGAAGAGGACGAATACGAAGAATGGTCAGACTTCGATCCATATGAAGAACTTTTTGCTACTGTCATGACTGCAACAGATCCTCTAGACAATCACGATCTATATCATATGTTTCAGCTTCTTCCTTCTAAAAAACTTTATCCTGGATATTATGATATTATAGACCATccaattgatttaaaattgattgccACTAAAATTCAAACCAGCGCATATTCAAGCCTcaatgaaatggaaaaggaTTTGTTGCAAATGACAAAAAATGCATGCACATTTAATGAACCTGGATCGCAAATTTACAAGGACGCAAAAATGCTGAAAAAAATTTTTAtggcaaaaaaaactgaaattgaATCGGGACGGTATAGAAAACCACCACTGAAACGCCCACGTCAGGCATCCAGTGCAATGGTAGCAGCCTTAAAGGAGGAAATTGACACTTCCGATGATGATTTTGATGACTCGATAGAGACAGAGGGCGACGGTCCACTTTGGCAATTATTCGATCAACTGTACAATACTGCGAATACCAATG GTGCGCCTTTGGGTGAAGCTTTTTGGAAACTTCCCAACAAACGCTTCCATCCAGAATATTACAACCAGATTAAAAAACCAATATCGATGGCTCAAAtacgaaataaattaaaaaaagggataTATACACACATTACTGACATGACTGCGGATCTTTACTTGATGTTAGATAATGCGAAAAAAGCTAATGCTCCTAACAGCAAGATACACAAG GATGCCTTAAAGATGCAAAGAATCCTGAATCAGAAGCTTATTGACTCTGGTGATCTAGAAGAGAGCGAcgaagatgaagatgaagaagatacCGATTCTTCAACACATGCTTCGACACGTAAAAAGGGTCGTATGCCTAAGAGTATAGGGTCTCCTTCTCACGGGGCTTCTAGTAATACAGTTGTATCTAGAACCAACCGCATAGCACCAGCAGTGTCTCTCAAAAAGAAGTTATTATCATTGCATGAATTCCTTGTTGGTTTTACGTATGACGATCATCAGCCAATGGCTCTGTTTATGGAAAAGCCTTCTAAAAAATTGTATCCCGACTATTATCAAGTCATACAGCATCCAATTGATATGACAacaattgaaaacaatatCAAAGCTGATCGGTACAGCACAATTGATGACATAGTGGGAGATTATCGCCTAATGTTTTCAAATTGCCGAAAATACAACGAAGAAGGATCAATGATTTATGAAGATGCCAATATCTTGGAAAAAGCactcaatgaaaaattgaaggaATTTTCTGGAATAAGCAAAAAACTGAACATTGTAGGAAAAAT TCCTAAACCGGCACGCAAAAGTAACTCATCCCCACTAGAAAATAAACTGAAGCAGATGTACGACACAATAAGGGAATACAGAGAACCGAAGCAAAATCGTCAGCTTTCGTATATATTTATGAAGCTACCATCAAAAAAC gaaTATCCTGATTATTACGACATAATCAAAGATCCAATTGATAtagaaaaaatcgaaaaaaaattacGACAACAAATTTATGAAACCGTTGATGATATGGCAGCAGATTTTATGCTCATGTTTGAAAACGCTTGCAAGTACAATGAACCTGATTCTCAAATTTACAAAGATGCTCTGTGTCTGCAGCAATTGCTCATACAAACGAAACAAGCCTTGCGTAGCGAGGAAACGGTACCTAACGTTCAACAAGCGGTTCAGGAACTTTTACTGTCACTTTTTACCACATTTTATAATTACCAAGATGAAGAAGGTCGATGTTACTCTGATTCGTTAGCTGAGTTGTCAGAGTATGACGAATGCGATGGTAACAG GGTTCGAGCTATTTCATTGGATCTCATTAAACGGCGACTCGATAAAGGATTGTATAAGCGTTTGGATATATTTCAAGAAGACATTTTTAGTTGTCTGGAACGCGCACGCCGGCTTAGTCGCACAGATTCTCAAGTATTTGAAGATTCAATAGAATTACAATcgttttttataaaaaaacgaGATGAATTATgtcaaaatgtaaatgtacTTGAATCTCCAGCCCTGAGCTATAACACGATGCACTTAAGTGCTGCTGTTGAGTCTCTGCGACAATCAAAATTActacaagaagaagaagcggaTACCGATAGTGATGCAGTG CAACCATCTCAGGGCGAAAGTATGATGATCGATCAAAAAGTATTTTCACCTGGGGACTTTGTCTACATCGATTTGCCAGAAAACAAAA ttccTGGCATAATGTACATAGAGCGCTTGTGGACCACTAGCGACAACATCAAAATGATGAATGGTTTGTTACTGCTTCGCCCCCATGAAACTTTTCACGTTCAGACTAGGAAATTCATGGAACAAGAGCTTTTCAAAAGTGATCAACGAATAGAAATTCCACTGTCCAAGGCTTTAAATAAGTGTTTTGTAATGCATATACGAGATTACGTTAAACTCAAACCTGAAAATTTTCCCAGTAAAGATGTATTTGTATGCGAATCACGGTATAGTTCAAAGGCGAGATCGTTTAAAAAACTCAAAACATGGAATCTTGTGCGCGCAAATGACCCTGTGAAATTAACAGCACGAGAAACACCAATTGAAGTGAAACGAGTAATGTCGGTTTTCAAAGAGCGCGTGGAAAAGCATAAAGAAGAGCTTTCTGAATTACAGCTCCAAGAAGCAATTCCTGAAAAGGAGAAGCCAAATGTAGTTATTTACATGAATGGAGTTGAGGATGGTAATGTATATTACGAACAATACAATACCGTTTGTGGTGGCGTAGTGAAGACCGGCGATTATGTGTATGTTGCTACTGAATCTGGCAAGCAATCGATTTCACAGATCACTTCAATTTGGGAAACAAAAGA CGGGAAAGTTTTGTTCCGAGGGCCGTGGCTTCTAACTCCTCCTGAAGTCCCAGGCACTGTAAATCGCCTATTTTATAGGCAAGAAGTTTTACTTTCGACAATTCAAGAAACAACTTCCGCGGTAGCAATTGTTGGGCGTTGTGCAGTTCTAGATCAAAGCGAGTATATAACTA gGAGGCCGACCGAAATAGCTGAATCAGATGTATATATGTGTGAATCAATTTTCGATGAattcaaaaaacaaataagaaagATAGTCGCTCCTTCTGGATTACGTAAATTTACTCACAGTCAGATGGTCACAACAGATGAAATATATCATTTCCGACGTCCTATTAACCCACCCAAG GTCACGTGTGGTGAGATTGCTTCAGCCCAGGAGAATAAACCGATTTCGGCGAATGATTTGACG GACATGAAGGACGACTTTGGTATCATCGATGATTCAATCGATGGCCCTCCGTCAATTGGCTCGGACACAATCATGACGGCATCGCCACATCCAACACATTCTATCAACACCAGTACCCCGTCGAtgaccaccaaaaaaacaactaaaccGGGCAAGAAGCTAGTTACAGGCTACATATTGTACTCTAGTGAACATCGGAAGACTATCTGTGCCAGTAATCCGGAAGCAACGTTCGGTGACGTATCACGAATAGTCGGAAACGAGTGGCGTAATTTGAGCGATCAAGAGAAGACTATATGGGAGCAGCGCGCCATTAAAATGAATGAAGAAAGCGCAGCAAAACACGCAGCTGAAATGGGTGAATCAAATTGTCCCAGCCCAGCGAACCTCAAGACCGAGAGTCCAATCATTCAGGACATCATAACCAATCAt GCGTATGAGTGCTGTTGGGATAAATGTGACTTTCAGTTTGAGGATCCCGCGGAATTCTCTGAGCATTGCATTGCTGAAGGTGTAGGATGTGTTTACAAGTCCTTCGTAGCCCCAACTGAACAAGAATTTATCTGCATCTGGAGAAATTGTGTACGACTTCGACGAAATATGCCTCCTTTTCCATCTGTTACACGACTTGTGAAACATGTCAAAGAAGTACATCTAACGAAAGGAGTTAGCAAATTAATCCAACCGCAGGACCGTAGCAAAAACTACGTACATTCTAAGCGCTTTACATCCGGCATACAGATCGGAAACAATGCTGGAATGAGTGGAAGTAATACAAACACCAATAACATCGGAATGATAACCTTGCAACCAATGGGTAACGTAGGAAATCATTCTTCGCATAGTACTAGCGCAAACCTTATGGCGTTGTCATCGCAAAACCCTGGAGTCAATCAAATTCAATCCATGCACGCACAGCAACCTCCATCGATGCCCAATGCAAATGGAATCAATGCACAACAAATTGGCAGTACGATTGCTACACCATACTTTAGCT ATATTTCGAGTCAACCGGCGGAACCATTATTTGTAACAGTACCACCACGACCACAGCGAGTGCTACATTCTGACGcatatataaaatatatagaGAGGCTTCAACAGAAATCAACATATATAACGCCGTGGCAAAAAACATTCACAGCAAGAAAAGAATCAATTCCTAATACTGATGTCAACAGACTTCCATCACAGTGGCTAGGTAAACGTGGTCAAGATCGCCCCGAAGTTGTAATTGATGCTTTATGGGATTTGCGAAATTTCATGATGAAAGATGTTATACAATTTGATCGTTTTTAA
- the LOC121588090 gene encoding protein polybromo-1 isoform X3 produces the protein MSKRRRMSSLQDDENSEEDASPEHSPVPTTTRKKKRLDPMELCQHLYESIRTFKKEDGSTICDTFIRAPKRRQEPSYYEVVVNPIDLLKVQQKLKTDSYEDVEDLAADIELIVNNAKAFYKPDSTEYQDACQLLDLFNTNKKRILEHHIEEGWSESKTRKITRPRKLHNTEEDEYEEWSDFDPYEELFATVMTATDPLDNHDLYHMFQLLPSKKLYPGYYDIIDHPIDLKLIATKIQTSAYSSLNEMEKDLLQMTKNACTFNEPGSQIYKDAKMLKKIFMAKKTEIESGRYRKPPLKRPRQASSAMVAALKEEIDTSDDDFDDSIETEGDGPLWQLFDQLYNTANTNDPNALGAPLGEAFWKLPNKRFHPEYYNQIKKPISMAQIRNKLKKGIYTHITDMTADLYLMLDNAKKANAPNSKIHKDALKMQRILNQKLIDSGDLEESDEDEDEEDTDSSTHASTRKKGRMPKSIGSPSHGASSNTVVSRTNRIAPAVSLKKKLLSLHEFLVGFTYDDHQPMALFMEKPSKKLYPDYYQVIQHPIDMTTIENNIKADRYSTIDDIVGDYRLMFSNCRKYNEEGSMIYEDANILEKALNEKLKEFSGISKKLNIVGKIPKPARKSNSSPLENKLKQMYDTIREYREPKQNRQLSYIFMKLPSKNEYPDYYDIIKDPIDIEKIEKKLRQQIYETVDDMAADFMLMFENACKYNEPDSQIYKDALCLQQLLIQTKQALRSEETVPNVQQAVQELLLSLFTTFYNYQDEEGRCYSDSLAELSEYDECDGNRVRAISLDLIKRRLDKGLYKRLDIFQEDIFSCLERARRLSRTDSQVFEDSIELQSFFIKKRDELCQNVNVLESPALSYNTMHLSAAVESLRQSKLLQEEEADTDSDAVQPSQGESMMIDQKVFSPGDFVYIDLPENKIPGIMYIERLWTTSDNIKMMNGLLLLRPHETFHVQTRKFMEQELFKSDQRIEIPLSKALNKCFVMHIRDYVKLKPENFPSKDVFVCESRYSSKARSFKKLKTWNLVRANDPVKLTARETPIEVKRVMSVFKERVEKHKEELSELQLQEAIPEKEKPNVVIYMNGVEDGNVYYEQYNTVCGGVVKTGDYVYVATESGKQSISQITSIWETKDGKVLFRGPWLLTPPEVPGTVNRLFYRQEVLLSTIQETTSAVAIVGRCAVLDQSEYITRRPTEIAESDVYMCESIFDEFKKQIRKIVAPSGLRKFTHSQMVTTDEIYHFRRPINPPKVTCGEIASAQENKPISANDLTAYECCWDKCDFQFEDPAEFSEHCIAEGVGCVYKSFVAPTEQEFICIWRNCVRLRRNMPPFPSVTRLVKHVKEVHLTKGVSKLIQPQDRSKNYVHSKRFTSGIQIGNNAGMSGSNTNTNNIGMITLQPMGNVGNHSSHSTSANLMALSSQNPGVNQIQSMHAQQPPSMPNANGINAQQIGSTIATPYFSYISSQPAEPLFVTVPPRPQRVLHSDAYIKYIERLQQKSTYITPWQKTFTARKESIPNTDVNRLPSQWLGKRGQDRPEVVIDALWDLRNFMMKDVIQFDRF, from the exons ATGAGCAAACGGCGTCGAATGAGCTCTTTGCAAGATGACGAAAACAGTGAGGAAGATGCCTCCCCCGAGCATAGTCCGGTTCCTACAACTacgaggaagaagaaaaggctTGATCCG ATGGAATTATGCCAGCATCTGTACGAATCTATTCGTACGTTTAAAAAAGAGGATGGTTCAACAATCTGTGACACTTTCATCAGAGCACCAAAGCGACGCCAAGAGCCATCATACTATGAAGTAGTTGTAAATCCTATTGATTTGCTAAAAGTTCAGCAGAAATTGAAAACAGACTCGTATGAAGATGTTGAAGACTTGGCCGCAGACATCGAATTGATTGTGAACAATGCAAAAGCTTTCTATAAGCCAGATTCAACTGAATATCAAGATGCTTGTCAATTGTTAGACTTGtttaacacaaacaaaaaacgaattttAGAACACCATATTGAAGAAGGGTGGTCAGAATCCAAAACTCGTAAAATTACTCGTCCCCGTAAATTACATAATACTGAAGAGGACGAATACGAAGAATGGTCAGACTTCGATCCATATGAAGAACTTTTTGCTACTGTCATGACTGCAACAGATCCTCTAGACAATCACGATCTATATCATATGTTTCAGCTTCTTCCTTCTAAAAAACTTTATCCTGGATATTATGATATTATAGACCATccaattgatttaaaattgattgccACTAAAATTCAAACCAGCGCATATTCAAGCCTcaatgaaatggaaaaggaTTTGTTGCAAATGACAAAAAATGCATGCACATTTAATGAACCTGGATCGCAAATTTACAAGGACGCAAAAATGCTGAAAAAAATTTTTAtggcaaaaaaaactgaaattgaATCGGGACGGTATAGAAAACCACCACTGAAACGCCCACGTCAGGCATCCAGTGCAATGGTAGCAGCCTTAAAGGAGGAAATTGACACTTCCGATGATGATTTTGATGACTCGATAGAGACAGAGGGCGACGGTCCACTTTGGCAATTATTCGATCAACTGTACAATACTGCGAATACCAATG ATCCCAATGCCTTAGGTGCGCCTTTGGGTGAAGCTTTTTGGAAACTTCCCAACAAACGCTTCCATCCAGAATATTACAACCAGATTAAAAAACCAATATCGATGGCTCAAAtacgaaataaattaaaaaaagggataTATACACACATTACTGACATGACTGCGGATCTTTACTTGATGTTAGATAATGCGAAAAAAGCTAATGCTCCTAACAGCAAGATACACAAG GATGCCTTAAAGATGCAAAGAATCCTGAATCAGAAGCTTATTGACTCTGGTGATCTAGAAGAGAGCGAcgaagatgaagatgaagaagatacCGATTCTTCAACACATGCTTCGACACGTAAAAAGGGTCGTATGCCTAAGAGTATAGGGTCTCCTTCTCACGGGGCTTCTAGTAATACAGTTGTATCTAGAACCAACCGCATAGCACCAGCAGTGTCTCTCAAAAAGAAGTTATTATCATTGCATGAATTCCTTGTTGGTTTTACGTATGACGATCATCAGCCAATGGCTCTGTTTATGGAAAAGCCTTCTAAAAAATTGTATCCCGACTATTATCAAGTCATACAGCATCCAATTGATATGACAacaattgaaaacaatatCAAAGCTGATCGGTACAGCACAATTGATGACATAGTGGGAGATTATCGCCTAATGTTTTCAAATTGCCGAAAATACAACGAAGAAGGATCAATGATTTATGAAGATGCCAATATCTTGGAAAAAGCactcaatgaaaaattgaaggaATTTTCTGGAATAAGCAAAAAACTGAACATTGTAGGAAAAAT TCCTAAACCGGCACGCAAAAGTAACTCATCCCCACTAGAAAATAAACTGAAGCAGATGTACGACACAATAAGGGAATACAGAGAACCGAAGCAAAATCGTCAGCTTTCGTATATATTTATGAAGCTACCATCAAAAAAC gaaTATCCTGATTATTACGACATAATCAAAGATCCAATTGATAtagaaaaaatcgaaaaaaaattacGACAACAAATTTATGAAACCGTTGATGATATGGCAGCAGATTTTATGCTCATGTTTGAAAACGCTTGCAAGTACAATGAACCTGATTCTCAAATTTACAAAGATGCTCTGTGTCTGCAGCAATTGCTCATACAAACGAAACAAGCCTTGCGTAGCGAGGAAACGGTACCTAACGTTCAACAAGCGGTTCAGGAACTTTTACTGTCACTTTTTACCACATTTTATAATTACCAAGATGAAGAAGGTCGATGTTACTCTGATTCGTTAGCTGAGTTGTCAGAGTATGACGAATGCGATGGTAACAG GGTTCGAGCTATTTCATTGGATCTCATTAAACGGCGACTCGATAAAGGATTGTATAAGCGTTTGGATATATTTCAAGAAGACATTTTTAGTTGTCTGGAACGCGCACGCCGGCTTAGTCGCACAGATTCTCAAGTATTTGAAGATTCAATAGAATTACAATcgttttttataaaaaaacgaGATGAATTATgtcaaaatgtaaatgtacTTGAATCTCCAGCCCTGAGCTATAACACGATGCACTTAAGTGCTGCTGTTGAGTCTCTGCGACAATCAAAATTActacaagaagaagaagcggaTACCGATAGTGATGCAGTG CAACCATCTCAGGGCGAAAGTATGATGATCGATCAAAAAGTATTTTCACCTGGGGACTTTGTCTACATCGATTTGCCAGAAAACAAAA ttccTGGCATAATGTACATAGAGCGCTTGTGGACCACTAGCGACAACATCAAAATGATGAATGGTTTGTTACTGCTTCGCCCCCATGAAACTTTTCACGTTCAGACTAGGAAATTCATGGAACAAGAGCTTTTCAAAAGTGATCAACGAATAGAAATTCCACTGTCCAAGGCTTTAAATAAGTGTTTTGTAATGCATATACGAGATTACGTTAAACTCAAACCTGAAAATTTTCCCAGTAAAGATGTATTTGTATGCGAATCACGGTATAGTTCAAAGGCGAGATCGTTTAAAAAACTCAAAACATGGAATCTTGTGCGCGCAAATGACCCTGTGAAATTAACAGCACGAGAAACACCAATTGAAGTGAAACGAGTAATGTCGGTTTTCAAAGAGCGCGTGGAAAAGCATAAAGAAGAGCTTTCTGAATTACAGCTCCAAGAAGCAATTCCTGAAAAGGAGAAGCCAAATGTAGTTATTTACATGAATGGAGTTGAGGATGGTAATGTATATTACGAACAATACAATACCGTTTGTGGTGGCGTAGTGAAGACCGGCGATTATGTGTATGTTGCTACTGAATCTGGCAAGCAATCGATTTCACAGATCACTTCAATTTGGGAAACAAAAGA CGGGAAAGTTTTGTTCCGAGGGCCGTGGCTTCTAACTCCTCCTGAAGTCCCAGGCACTGTAAATCGCCTATTTTATAGGCAAGAAGTTTTACTTTCGACAATTCAAGAAACAACTTCCGCGGTAGCAATTGTTGGGCGTTGTGCAGTTCTAGATCAAAGCGAGTATATAACTA gGAGGCCGACCGAAATAGCTGAATCAGATGTATATATGTGTGAATCAATTTTCGATGAattcaaaaaacaaataagaaagATAGTCGCTCCTTCTGGATTACGTAAATTTACTCACAGTCAGATGGTCACAACAGATGAAATATATCATTTCCGACGTCCTATTAACCCACCCAAG GTCACGTGTGGTGAGATTGCTTCAGCCCAGGAGAATAAACCGATTTCGGCGAATGATTTGACG GCGTATGAGTGCTGTTGGGATAAATGTGACTTTCAGTTTGAGGATCCCGCGGAATTCTCTGAGCATTGCATTGCTGAAGGTGTAGGATGTGTTTACAAGTCCTTCGTAGCCCCAACTGAACAAGAATTTATCTGCATCTGGAGAAATTGTGTACGACTTCGACGAAATATGCCTCCTTTTCCATCTGTTACACGACTTGTGAAACATGTCAAAGAAGTACATCTAACGAAAGGAGTTAGCAAATTAATCCAACCGCAGGACCGTAGCAAAAACTACGTACATTCTAAGCGCTTTACATCCGGCATACAGATCGGAAACAATGCTGGAATGAGTGGAAGTAATACAAACACCAATAACATCGGAATGATAACCTTGCAACCAATGGGTAACGTAGGAAATCATTCTTCGCATAGTACTAGCGCAAACCTTATGGCGTTGTCATCGCAAAACCCTGGAGTCAATCAAATTCAATCCATGCACGCACAGCAACCTCCATCGATGCCCAATGCAAATGGAATCAATGCACAACAAATTGGCAGTACGATTGCTACACCATACTTTAGCT ATATTTCGAGTCAACCGGCGGAACCATTATTTGTAACAGTACCACCACGACCACAGCGAGTGCTACATTCTGACGcatatataaaatatatagaGAGGCTTCAACAGAAATCAACATATATAACGCCGTGGCAAAAAACATTCACAGCAAGAAAAGAATCAATTCCTAATACTGATGTCAACAGACTTCCATCACAGTGGCTAGGTAAACGTGGTCAAGATCGCCCCGAAGTTGTAATTGATGCTTTATGGGATTTGCGAAATTTCATGATGAAAGATGTTATACAATTTGATCGTTTTTAA